Proteins co-encoded in one Microcebus murinus isolate Inina chromosome 5, M.murinus_Inina_mat1.0, whole genome shotgun sequence genomic window:
- the MMUT gene encoding methylmalonyl-CoA mutase, mitochondrial: protein MLRAKNRLFLLFPHYLKQVKESAGSRIIWQRLLHQQQPLHPEWAALAKKQLKGKNPEDLIWHTPEGISIKPLYSRRDTKDLPEELPGVKPFTRGPYPTMYTYRPWTIRQYAGFSTVEESNKFYKDNIKAGQQGLSVAFDLATHRGYDSDNPRVRGDVGMAGVAIDTVEDTKILFDGIPLEKMSVSMTMNGAVIPVLANFIVTGEEQGVPKEKLTGTIQNDILKEFMVRNTYIFPPEPSMKIIADIFQYTAKYMPKFNSISISGYHMQEAGADAILELAYTIADGLEYSRTGLQAGLTIDEFAPRLSFFWGIGMNFYMEIAKMRAGRRLWAHLIEKMFQPKNSKSLLLRAHCQTSGWSLTEQDPYNNIVRTAIEAMAAVFGGTQSLHTNSFDEALGLPTVKSARIARNTQIIIQEESGIPKVADPWGGSYMMESLTNDVYDAALKLINEIEEMGGMAKAVAEGIPKLRIEECAARRQARIDSGSEVIVGVNKYQLEKEDSVEVLAIDNTSVRNKQIEKLEKIKSSRDQALAERCLAALTECAASGDGNILGLAVDAARARCTVGEITDALKKVFGEHKANDRMVSGAYRQEFGESKEITSAIKRVHKFMDREGRRPRLLVAKMGQDGHDRGAKVIATGFADLGFDVDIGPLFQTPREVAQQAVDADVHAVGVSTLAAGHKTLVPELIKELNSLGRPDILVMCGGVIPPQDYEFLYEIGVSNVFGPGTRIPRAAVQVLDDIEKCLEKKQQSV, encoded by the exons ATGTTGAGGGCTAAGAATCGgctttttttacttttccctcATTACCTGAAGCAGGTAAAAGAATCAGCAGGCTCCAGGATCATATGGCAAAGACTTCTCCACCAGCAACAACCCCTTCACCCAGAATGGGCTGCCCTGGCTAAAAAGCAGCTGAAAGGCAAAAATCCAGAAGACTTAATATGGCACACCCCAGAAGGGATCTCTATAAAGCCCTTATATTCCAGGAGAGATACTAAGGACTTACCTGAAGAACTTCCAGGAGTGAAGCCATTCACACGTGGACCATATCCTACCATGTATACCTATAGGCCCTGGACCATTCGCCAGTATGCTGGCTTTAGTACTGTGGAAGAGAGCAATAAGTTCTATAAAGACAATATTAAGG ctGGTCAGCAGGGATTATCAGTTGCCTTTGATCTGGCAACGCATCGTGGCTATGATTCAGACAACCCTCGAGTCCGTGGTGATGTTGGAATGGCTGGAGTTGCTATTGACACTGTGGAAGATACCAAAATTCTTTTTGATGGAATTCCTTTAGAAAAAATGTCTGTTTCCATGACCATGAACGGAGCAGTTATTCCAGTTCTTGCAAATTTTATAGTAACTGGAGAAGAACAAGGCGTACCTAAAGAGAAACTTACTGGTACCATCCAAAATGACATACTAAAGGAATTTATGGTCAGAAATACTTATATTTTCCCTCCAGAACCATCCATGAAAATTATTGCTGACATCTTCCAGTATACAGCAAAG taCATGccaaaatttaattcaatttcaaTTAGTGGATACCATATGCAAGAAGCAGGGGCAGATGCCATTCTGGAACTGGCCTACACTATAGCCGATGGATTAGAGTACTCTAGAACTGGACTCCAAGCTGGCCTGACAATTGATGAATTTGCACCACG GTTGTCTTTCTTCTGGGGAATTGGGATGAACTTCTATATGGAAATAGCAAAGATGAGAGCTGGGAGAAGACTCTGGGCTCACTTAATAGAGAAAATGTTTCAGCCTAAAAACTCTAAATCTCTTCTTCTAAGAGCACATTGTCAGACATCAGGATGGTCACTTACTGAGCAG GATCCTTACAATAACATTGTGCGTACTGCAATAGAAGCAATGGCAGCAGTGTTTGGAGGGACTCAGTCTTTGCACACAAATTCTTTTGATGAAGCTTTGGGTTTGCCTACTGTGAAAAGTGCTCGAATTGCCAGGAACACACAAATCATCATTCAAGAAGAATCTGGGATTCCTAAAGTGGCTGATCCTTGGGGAGGTTCATATATGATGGAATCTCTCACAAATGATGTTTATGATGCTGCCTTGAAG ctCATTAATGAAATTGAAGAAATGGGTGGAATGGCCAAAGCTGTAGCTGAAGGAATACCTAAACTTCGAATTGAAGAATGTGCTGCCCGAAGACAAGCTAGAATAGATTCTG GTTCTGAAGTAATTGTTGGAGTAAATAAGTATCAGTTGGAAAAAGAAGATTCTGTGGAGGTTCTGGCGATTGATAATACTTCAGTGCGTAACAAGCAGATTGAAAAACTTGAGAAG ATCAAATCTAGCAGGGATCAAGCTTTGGCAGAACGATGTCTTGCTGCACTGACTGAATGTGCTGCCAGTGGAGACGGAAATATTCTGGGTCTTGCAGTGGATGCAGCTCGTGCAAG gtGTACAGTTGGAGAAATCACAGATGCCCTGAAAAAGGTATTTGGTGAACATAAAGCTAATGATCGTATGGTGAGTGGAGCGTATCGCCAGGAATTTGGAGAAAGTAAAGAGATAACATCTGCTATCAAAAG GGTTCATAAATTCATGGACCGTGAAGGTCGCAGACCTCGTCTCCTTGTAGCAAAAATGGGACAAGATGGCCATGACAGAGGAGCAAAAGTTATTGCTACAGGATTTGCTGATCTTGGTTTTGATGTGGACATAGGCCCTCTTTTTCAG ACTCCTCGTGAAGTGGCCCAGCAGGCTGTGGACGCAGATGTGCATGCTGTGGGTGTGAGCACGCTTGCTGCTGGTCATAAAACCCTCGTTCCTGAACTCATCAAAGAACTTAACTCCCTTGGACGCCCAGATATTCTTGTCATGTGTGGAGGGGTGATACCACCACAG